Within the Beduinella massiliensis genome, the region GCAGGGCTGCCCGCTGCGCTGCGCCTGCTGCCACAATCCCGACACGTGGGATGCGGCGGGCGGCACGGAAATCGACGACGCGCAGGCGTTTGCGCGCATTCTGCGCTGCCGCGACTACTTCGGGGAGGAGGGCGGCGTCACCGTCTCCGGCGGCGAACCGCTGCTGCAAAGCGGCTTCGTGCGCTCCCTCTTCGCCCGCTGCCGCGAAGCGGGCATCCATACGACGCTGGACACCTCCGGCTGCATCCTGACGGACGAGGCGCTCTCCGTGCTGGACGTGACCGACCTTTGCCTGCTCGACCACAAAATGCCCACGGACGAGATGTACCGGCGCTACGTGGGCTGTCCGCTCGCAGGGCCGGAGCGCTTCCTTTCGGAGCTTTCGGCGCGCGGCATCGACACGTGGCTTCGCCGCGTCGTCATCCCCACGGTCACGGACGGCGCGGAGGGCCTTCTCGCGCTGAAGGCGCTGGCCGAGCGAACCCCCTGCGTCAAAAGGGTGGAACTTTTGCCCTTCCGAAAGCTCTGCCAGCAAAAGTACGACGCGCTGGGCGTTCCTTTCCCCTTTGGGCACCTGCCGGAGTGCGGGGCCGTGCCCACCTTATAATCCTTGCGGAAAACGACAAAAAGCCCTATAATGGAACGGTATTCTCTTTATAAGGAGGCGTTCCATGCGTAAAAGGGGCTTTTTTCTTTACACTTTATCGCTGATCGGTCGCGGGCTCTGGCGCATACTGGTGCTCGCGTTTTTCTCGCTGCTGGCGGCGTTTTCCACCATTCACTACGCGCCGGTCGTCTGCGCGGTCACGACGGCGGTCACGGCGCTCGTGTTTGCCGTCGC harbors:
- the pflA gene encoding pyruvate formate-lyase-activating protein, giving the protein MLGRMHSIQSFSTLDGPGIRFVLFLQGCPLRCACCHNPDTWDAAGGTEIDDAQAFARILRCRDYFGEEGGVTVSGGEPLLQSGFVRSLFARCREAGIHTTLDTSGCILTDEALSVLDVTDLCLLDHKMPTDEMYRRYVGCPLAGPERFLSELSARGIDTWLRRVVIPTVTDGAEGLLALKALAERTPCVKRVELLPFRKLCQQKYDALGVPFPFGHLPECGAVPTL